The Paenibacillus mucilaginosus 3016 genome includes the window TAGAGGGCGGTCCGCCAAAGAGCACCGGCCACCCCTCTCCGTCCAGATTCGCCGGTTATTGGCTCTCTCTTTTGTCCGCTTCCGAGTTCAAATCCGTGGTCTGCATGATGTTCACCGTATAGGTCGCGTCGGTTGTCTGCGGATTTTTCGTGAGCCTCAGCACTTCACGCATATAGCGGTTGATGACCGTGCCTTCCTCGAGGCGCACGGTTTCGAAGTAATAATAGGCATACTCGTCTTCCGCTCCCTGCAGCTTGTCGAGAATCACGGGCTTTTTGTAATAATAGTTCTTCCCGTACTGCATGGTAAGCGTGGCTTTGAGGTGCTCGCGCAGCATCTTGAGCTTCTCGGCGTTGATCTCGTCCGTCACCAGATATTCCGTACCCGATGCGGAGTGGGGAACATATACCTGCTCCGGCGTTTGACGCCACCGCTGCTCGAGTTCGCTCTGCAGGATGTATACCTCGTCGGAGTAGCGCTCCTTGGCTTTTTTGAGGCCCGACGTGTTGATGCCCATCCGCTTGACATCCTTCTCGCGGTAATAGACGCCGGCCATGTAATTGTTCTTGTCGTTCGTCTGCAGTACTACATACTCGGCACCAAGGTACTTCAGCTTGACCGCCTGAGGGTTGTCCCAGAGGATCGCCTGGTATTCGGGATCCCCCGTCTCCTCCGGCTGCTCCTCGTTAATCCGTGAGTTGATATAGATCGTGCGGGTATCGCCCTGCCAGTTGATGTTGGCCCCGAGCAGACGGGCAAGCTCCGCGAGCGGCAGATAGCTCTTGTCCTGGTATACCAGCGTGGGCTGACTGAGCTGAACGGCCTTGCCGTCCACCACAATGTTGAAGTCCGGCCGCAGATAGGCCTCCACTTTCTGAAGCACGTCTTCGGCATAGACGCCGGCGGTGAAGGCACTGGTGAGCGCAAGCCCGGCCGCGGTAATTCGTAGAATGCGTTTCATACTGCGTTCGATCCTTTCCGTAATGTCAGTCCTGCGTGGGATTTTCAGTTGTCGATCTTCGGCGCATCCAAAATCTTTATAGTATGTTATCGGTTAGGGGAGCCCGGTTTGTTCACTTTTTGTCGGTTCTTTATAAAGAACAACCGTACGGCACTCGGCGGATAGCCGATGGCGGCAGGTTTGGGGCTTATGTACTGCTGAGGTGCCATCCGCATGTTACCCATTCGACACCCGGAAGCCGAATCCTGCCGATGATAGGTCGTTTGGGGATGGAACATCCTGTTAGGGATGGGCTGAGATCCTCTTTTCCGTCTCAGAGGCTTGGCGCCAGGTGCACAGGGGGCGCAGTTGTGCTATATTAGAATTAGTCTTAATTGTAACTTAGCCTCTGTCTCGGACAGCTGGACAGCGATGAATCTAACAGAAACGGAGTTTACCCCCATGACGTTTAGCGGTTTTACCCCACATGATTTTGATACTTTCTCCATCGAAGGTCTGGAGGGTCGCATGGAAGCGATCCAGAGCCGGATTCAGCCCAAGTTCCGGGAGATCAGCGAAGCGCTGCTTCAGGAGCTGTCCGTCGAGGCGGGCGAGGAGCTGCACCTGCATATTGCGAAGCATGCCCGGCGCAAGGTCAATGCGCCTGTCGATACATGGATGAGCTTCTCCAGCTCGAAGCGCGGCTACAAGCAGCTCCCCCACTTCCAGATCGGCCTGTTCGACGACAGGGTCTTCCTATGGCTGGCGCTCATCTATGAGCTGCCGAACAAGGCGAATATTGCCCGGACCTACTTGAATGAGCTGGATTCCGTGCTCTCGGCAGTTCCGGCGGACTACATGCTCTCTACGGACCATATGAAAAAAGACGCCGACGCCTTCGGCGACCTCGGTGACGAGGGCGTACGCCGCGCGGTCGAGCGGTTCCGCGACGTCAAGAAGGCCGAGCTGCTCATCGGCCGCAATATCCCGGCCGGCAGTCCGGTGCTCGGCAGCGGCGAAGCGTTCCTCGACACGGCGCGCGAAACGTTCCGCACGCTGATGCCGCTGTACCAGCTGGCGGTGCGCGGTGCCGGCACGACTTCGGACGAGCTTCCGGTATTTTCATGAAAAATTTAGGTAAGCCTAAGGTTGTTTTAAGATAAGCCTTAGCCT containing:
- a CDS encoding DUF1054 domain-containing protein, which codes for MTFSGFTPHDFDTFSIEGLEGRMEAIQSRIQPKFREISEALLQELSVEAGEELHLHIAKHARRKVNAPVDTWMSFSSSKRGYKQLPHFQIGLFDDRVFLWLALIYELPNKANIARTYLNELDSVLSAVPADYMLSTDHMKKDADAFGDLGDEGVRRAVERFRDVKKAELLIGRNIPAGSPVLGSGEAFLDTARETFRTLMPLYQLAVRGAGTTSDELPVFS
- a CDS encoding stalk domain-containing protein, translating into MKRILRITAAGLALTSAFTAGVYAEDVLQKVEAYLRPDFNIVVDGKAVQLSQPTLVYQDKSYLPLAELARLLGANINWQGDTRTIYINSRINEEQPEETGDPEYQAILWDNPQAVKLKYLGAEYVVLQTNDKNNYMAGVYYREKDVKRMGINTSGLKKAKERYSDEVYILQSELEQRWRQTPEQVYVPHSASGTEYLVTDEINAEKLKMLREHLKATLTMQYGKNYYYKKPVILDKLQGAEDEYAYYYFETVRLEEGTVINRYMREVLRLTKNPQTTDATYTVNIMQTTDLNSEADKRESQ